In one Leptospira yasudae genomic region, the following are encoded:
- a CDS encoding NAD-dependent succinate-semialdehyde dehydrogenase translates to MSLEFLHRQELFKQEAYWRGSWNEGNPDLKIQVQNPASLEVLGAVPALGQKETLEAIDTSKEAFSDWSARPAKERAVLIRNWADKMKKNREDLALLMTLEQGKPLNESRGEIDYASSFLEWFAEEAKRTYGDIIPSHRKDTKIEVLKLPVGVCGILTPWNFPSSMITRKAAAALAAGCTVISKPSELTPFSALALAALAQEAGIPEGVFQVLTGYPEEIANTLIDHPDVKKISFTGSTRVGKLIMERSSKTLKRLSLELGGNAPFLIFDDADLEAAVKGAILSKFRNSGQTCVCANRFLVQKGIYNEFISLFSEAVLQLKTGNGLEKDVNVGPLINEAAVLKMEHHVENAKTTGAKLLLGGKRIEPGKLFFSPTVISDVSEDSLSMREEIFGPIAPIYRFDSVEEAIQIANSTPSGLAAYAYSTDYKKIRLLSERIESGMLGINEGLISSEQVPFGGVKESGFGREGSKYGIHEYLNVKYVCIGGF, encoded by the coding sequence TTGAGTTTAGAATTTCTGCATAGACAAGAATTATTCAAACAGGAAGCGTATTGGCGCGGTTCTTGGAACGAGGGAAATCCGGATCTGAAAATTCAGGTTCAAAATCCAGCCAGCTTAGAAGTGTTAGGCGCCGTTCCTGCTTTGGGACAAAAGGAAACGTTGGAAGCGATCGATACTTCCAAGGAAGCGTTTTCCGATTGGTCCGCGAGACCCGCCAAAGAACGTGCGGTTCTCATTCGGAACTGGGCCGATAAGATGAAAAAGAATCGCGAAGACCTCGCGCTTCTCATGACTCTGGAACAGGGAAAACCTCTGAACGAATCCAGAGGTGAAATCGATTACGCTTCTTCCTTTTTGGAATGGTTTGCCGAAGAAGCGAAGCGAACGTACGGCGATATCATTCCCAGTCATAGAAAAGATACGAAGATCGAAGTCTTAAAACTTCCCGTGGGAGTTTGCGGGATTTTAACGCCTTGGAATTTTCCTTCTTCGATGATTACGCGCAAAGCAGCGGCGGCCTTGGCCGCGGGTTGTACGGTGATCAGCAAACCTTCGGAACTCACGCCATTCTCCGCTTTAGCTTTAGCAGCACTTGCGCAAGAAGCGGGAATTCCGGAAGGTGTCTTTCAAGTCCTCACGGGTTATCCCGAAGAAATCGCGAACACTTTAATCGATCATCCCGATGTGAAGAAGATCAGTTTTACCGGATCCACTCGAGTGGGAAAGTTGATCATGGAAAGAAGTTCCAAAACTTTGAAACGTTTATCCCTCGAATTAGGAGGGAACGCCCCGTTTCTGATTTTCGACGATGCGGATTTAGAAGCTGCGGTGAAAGGTGCGATTCTTTCCAAATTTAGAAACTCGGGTCAAACCTGCGTTTGTGCGAATCGATTTCTGGTTCAGAAAGGAATTTATAACGAGTTTATAAGTTTGTTTTCAGAAGCGGTATTACAATTAAAGACCGGCAACGGGTTGGAAAAGGACGTAAACGTGGGACCGCTCATCAACGAAGCGGCGGTTCTTAAAATGGAACATCACGTTGAAAATGCAAAGACGACCGGCGCAAAACTGCTGCTAGGCGGGAAAAGAATCGAACCGGGCAAATTATTTTTCTCTCCAACGGTTATTTCCGATGTGAGCGAAGATTCCCTTTCGATGCGGGAAGAGATTTTCGGTCCCATAGCGCCGATTTATCGTTTCGATTCCGTAGAAGAAGCGATCCAAATCGCGAATTCTACACCTTCCGGGTTAGCTGCATACGCGTATTCGACCGATTACAAAAAGATTCGTCTTCTCTCCGAACGGATCGAATCGGGAATGTTGGGGATCAACGAAGGGTTGATTTCCAGCGAACAAGTTCCTTTCGGAGGAGTTAAGGAATCGGGTTTCGGTAGAGAAGGATCAAAATACGGAATTCATGAATATCTTAACGTCAAATATGTCTGTATCGGTGGTTTTTGA